The Streptomyces sp. NBC_00775 genome includes the window TTCTGCGCGGGGTCGGCGGCCTCGGGTTGTGTCCCGGCGCTCGCTTCAGGAGGCGGCGTCGCGCTCCCAGCGGTAGAAGCAGTGCGCCATGGCGTCCTTGGGGCTGCGCCAGGTCTGCGGGTCGTACGCGCTGACGTACGCCGAGAGTTCCTCGCTGATGCTGCGGAACTCGGGATGCCCGGCCACCTTCGCGATGGCGGGCGCCGGGTCCTGGTCGGCTTCGATGAGGTGCATATACACGTCACCGAACTGGAAGAGGCTGCGCCGCTTGACGCCGATCAGGTGCGGGAGTTCGCCGCGGTCGGAGGCGGCGAACACGTCAGCGATCGCCGGGGCCGAGTCGGGCGCCATGCGGGCGACGATCAGGGCGTGGTGCATCGGGTGTCCTTCCTGAGCCGGGGGTCAGCGGGGCAGGGGCGCGTTCTGGCGGTCGCGGGCGGCCTGCTCGATCTTGTCCCGGATGAGGGCCATCTGCGTGACGGAGTTGCGGTTGATGTTGTCCGTCATCCAGGCGTCGTCGACCGGGGCCTCGGGCTTCATCGCGAAGTCCTGCACCCAGTGCATGTGGGTGCCCTGCGGGGTCTCCTTGTACTCCCACCGGATGTTCATGTGGGCGAAGGGGCCGGTCTCGACGCGGCGGGCCAGGACGGTCCGCCCGGCGCGGTCCATGGTCCGCTCCGAGACCCAGCTCCAGACCTTCCCGTTCTCGTCCGGGTGCATGGTCAGGCGGAACGTCGTCGTGTCGCCCTCGCGGGAGAGCACCTCCAGGGACGCGTACTCGCTGAAGAGCTGCGGCCAGTTCTCGATGTCGTTGGTCATGTCCCAGACGAGGTCGAGGGGGGCGTCGATCGTGATGCTGTTCTCGGTGTGTCCGGCCACTTCAGGCTCCAGCCTTGAGGGTGCTGTTGACGAGGTCGAGGAATTCCCTGGGGGTCTTGCAGCGCTCCGCGTCGGGCGGGAGCGGCTTGCTGTACCGGTTCTCCAGCTCGCCGACGATGCCGAGCAGGCCGAGCGAGTCGAGGCCGAGGGTGCCGAACGGCGAATCCGACGCGTGCTTGAGGTCCTTGGGGTCGACGGAGACTCCGGCGGCCTTCTTCATCAGCTTGGCCAGTTCGTCGACAGTCACTTCGATGATCATGTGTGTGTTCTCCTTCCCGCCCGGTCCTACCGGGCGGATTCGCTGCCGCGGCGCACTACCAGCGCCGCGTTGGAGCCCATGAGTCCCCTGCTGAGGACCAGGGCCGTGTGCAGCTCGGCGGGGCGAGCGCTCGACATCACCAGGTCGAGGTCGTGGCAGATGTCGAACACGTTGGGGGTGGGGGGTACCTGGCCGTTCTCCATGGCGAGCACCGCGGCCGCGGTGTCCAGCACGGGTGCCGCGCAGTAGGTCCGTCCGATTCCGGTCTTGGGCGCGGTGACGGGTACGCGGGTGCCGTGCGCGCCCAGGGCATCGGCGATGGCCAGTGCTTCGGCGCGGTCCGCCTCCGGTACGCCCAGGGCGTCGGCGAACACGACGTCGATCTCCTCCGGGGCACAGCCGGCCTCGTCGAGGGCGCCCCGGATCGCGTGGGCGAGCCCCTCTCTGGACCGCTCCCAGCGGGAGGCGCCGGTGAACGTCGCGGCATGGCCGGCCACGGTGGCCCGGATGGCCGCACCGCGCTCGCGGGCGCGGTTCTCGTCCTCGACGACGAGCATGGCGCCGCCCTCCCCGGGAGCGAAGCCGCAGGCTCCCGCGGTGAAGGGCCGGTAGGCGCGGTCGGGGTCCTCGACGGTGCTGAGCTCGGGGTAGCCGAGCTGGCACACCATCGAGTACGGGGCGAGGGGCGCCTCCGCGGCTCCGACGAGCACCGCGCCGGTTCCGCGCCGTACGTCCCGGGCGGCGTGCGCGATGGCGTCCAGGCCACCCGCCTCGTCGCTCGCGACCACTCCGCAGGGCCCTTTGAAGCCGCCCCGGATGGAGATCTGTCCGGTGCTGGCGGCGTAGAACCAGGCGATGGACTGGTACGGGCCGACGTACCGGGAGCCCTGGCCCCACAGCTTCTGGAGTTCCCGCTGGCCGAACTCGCCGCCGCCGGACCCGGCCGCGGTGACGACGCCGATGTCGTACGGGTCGTCGAGGTCACCGCCGCCGAGGCCGGCGTCGTCGAGGGCGAGGACGGTGGCGGCCATCGCGAAGTGGCTGAAGCGGTCCGTCTGGACCAGGAACCGCTCCTCGATGAGGGCCGCGGCGTCGAAGGACCGGACTTCGCCCGCGACACGGAGCGGCAGGTGCTCGCATCCCTCGCGGGTGATCCGGTCCAGGACGCCGAGGCCTTCCCTGATGGACTTCCAGTACGCGTCGGCGCGCAGTCCGTTGGGCGCGATCACACCGATGCCGGTGAGGGCCGCGCGCCGGGGGCGCTGATTGCTCATCGTGTCCTCCCGCCCGGCCTGGTCAGCAGGACCGCGGACTGGAAACCGCCGAATCCGCTGCCCACGGAGAGCACGTTCCTCAGCTTCCGCGGGCGTGCGGTGCGCGGCACGTAGTCCAGGTCGCACTCGGGGTCGGGGGTCTCGTAGTTCGCCGTCGGCGGTACCACCTGGTGCTTGAGAGCAAGCACGCAGGCGACGACCTCGATCGCGCCGATCGCGCCCAGCGAGTGCCCCACCATGGATTTGATGGAGCTCATGGGCGTGTCGTAGGCGTGGGCGCCCAGGGACCGCTTCACCGCGGCGGTCTCGTGCCGGTCGTTCTGTCGGGTGCCCGAGCCGTGCGCGTTGACGTAGTCGATCAGCGTGGGGTCGAGGCGGGCCTGGTCGAGCGTGGTGTCGATCGCCCGGGCCATCTCCAGCCCCTCACCGGTCAGACCGGTCATGTGGTAGGCGTTGCCGTAGGTGGCGTAGCCGCTGATCTCGCAGTAGATGTGCGCGCCGCGGGCTCGGGCGTGCTCGTACTCCTCCAGGACCAGCACCGCGGCGCCCTCGCCCATGACGAAGCCGTTGCGGTGGGCGTCGAAGGGCTTGGAGGCGTGCTCGGGGTCGTCGTTGTTGGGGGATGTGGCCTTGATGGCGTCGAAGCAGGCCATGGTGATCGGTGATATCGGCGAGTCCGACGCCCCGGCGATGCAGACGTCCGCCCGGCCTTCCTCGATGGTGTGGAAGGCGTAGCCGACCGCGTCGAGTCCGGAGGTGCAGCCGGTGGAGACGGTCTGCACCGGTCCCTGGGCACCGAACTGCTCGGCGACGACCGAGGCGAGCGTGCTGGGCGAGAACGCCATGTGCAGTTGGGGGTCGGCCGCGTGGTGGTCCACGTCCCACCGCCGGCCGCCCTCACTGACCAGGACGTAGTCGTGTTCCAGGCGGGTGGTACCGCCGACGGCGCTGCCCAGGGATACTCCGATCCGCCAGGGGTCTTCCCTGTCGGCGTCGAGTCCGGAGTCGCGTACGGCTTCACCGGCGGCGACCACGGCGAACTGGATGTACCGGTCGGCGTGTTCGCTCAGCTCCGGGTCCAGGCCGTGCGCGAGCGGGTCGAAGTCGCATTCGGCGGCTATGCGCGAGCGCAGGCCCGCCGGATCGAACAGCGTGATGCCGCGGGTCGCGGTACGGCCGCCTGCGAGGAGGTCCCAGAACGCCTCCGCCCCGGTGCCGCCCGGAGCGACCACACCGATACCGGTGACGGCCACCCGCCGGGTCACTTTATGGCCCCACTTCGCTCGGACGGCTGTCCGTGGTCCGGCGCGGACAGGTCCGCCCCGGCGGTGGCGAACTCGGGGCCGGGCGCGGTGTCGTCGGTCACCTCCGTGTCGACGTGGCCGAGGCTCGGACGCGGGGCGAGCGGGCCCAGGTGGAAGACCATGCGGGCTTCCGTGTCGCCGATGTTGCGGAAGCGGTGCCGCATGTTGATCGGGATCAAGAGGCCCTGATCGGGCTTGAGCCCGTACGTGTCGCCGTCCAGGTCCACTTCGAGCGCGCCGGTGACGACGTACACGAACTCCTCGGAGTACGGGTGGTAGTGCTCGCCGATGCGCTCGCCGGGCTGGACGATGGCCAGGCCCATGAAGCCGCTGGTGGAACCCGCGGTGGCGGGCGTGAGCATGGCCCGCAGGTCACCTCCGCGCCTGCGGTTGGGTTCCGTCTCGCTCAGGTCCACGATGCGTGGATGCTTCTTGAACATGGTTGATACCTCCGGGTGTGGCAGTGACGTCCGGGTGAGACGGCCCCGGTCAGGGGCCGTCGTGGTCCGTCAGGAATCCGTCGAGCTGCGGTCGGTGATGGGCATCATGTCGGCGTGCGACAGGAGGCGGTTGATGTTGCGTTCCGTCTCCAGGGAGCCCTCGACGCCGATCGCGGCACCATCGAGGAGGCGCTCCAGCTCCGCGGCCTTCTTGCGGCCGCTGAGGCCGAGGGAGGCGACGGGGTCGAGGTCGAGCTCGCCCGTGATGTCGATGAGGCGCACCACGATGTCGTCGCGCTGGAAGACCGTGCTGCCGTACACCGGGCTCTTCGGGTCCTCCGCCGCGGCCTCGTCCTGATGGGCGAGCAACCGGGCCAGCTCCATACCGCAGCCCGCTCTGGCCGGGTAGTAGAGCGCGTGACGCCGCAGGTCGGCGGGTGCCTTACGGCCGGACACCACATGGTGCACGGCCGGGAGCGCGGCCCGGGTGAAGAAGACCCGCGCCGAATCGCCGTCGGTCAGGTCCCGGTCCTGCTCCAGGTACGGGTTGATGGCCTCTTCGACCGCCCGCACCTCGGGCTGGCGCGCCACGTGGCGCAGTGCCGCGAGCAGGTCGCCCTCCACTTCGACGGCCCGCACGACGCGGTTGCCGTGCATGAAGAGCGAGGTACGGCGCAGCTTCGTGGTGTCGTCGACCTGGGCCTGGGGTGACTTGTACCCGGCCAGGATCTCCGCGACCTTCGACTCGGAGCCCGGCTTGACGGTGAACGTGAGGGCGTGGCGTGCCACACCGTCACCCACGCGGGCCTCCACCTGCATCGCCGACCTGGCCGATTCCGGCGTGAGCGGCTGAGCGGGGGTCGTCTCCCGGAGGATGCTGTAGCGCATCGACCGGGTGTCGCGGACGCAGCTGTGCATCGGCCGGACCGTTTCGACGTGCTCCTCGCTGTTCACCCACGCGAGGAAGGGCGGTGCGCTCTCCCACTCGCTGGTGATGAGCCACTGCGAGGGGTTCTCGATCGACTGGCAGAGCTGGTCACTGAGGTGACCGGGGACCGACGCGACCTGATTGCGCATGTGCTCGTACGCGTCGAGGAATTGCTGCTGGGCTCCTTCGTACAGATCGAGCAGCAGGATCACCCGCAGCCTGGAACCGTCGAATGCCGACTGCGATATGCGTCCCGAGATGGTCATCCGGCACACCTCTCCTCTTCTTCCACAGAAGGTCAGGAAACGACCGCCGTGTCCGAAAGGCCGGGGTCGCCATGTGCCGATCGTTGACGGGAGCCCGGATGCGCGCGAGCCCCACGGGGCGGACGAGTGAACCGCGTGCCATCCGGGTGCCCCGAGCGCGCGAACCGGTCCACACAGGGCATGGAACCTGGTGGCCGTTCAAGTCGGCCGGGCATCCCATTCCTGACTCACGTCGCAGGTGACGCTGGAGGCAAGCAATGAACCGATTGAAAGAGGCCGGCGAGGTCGGTCACCACACGCCCGTCCTCATCGTCGGCGGCTCTCTGGTGGGCCTGTCCACCTCCCTGTTCCTGGGGCGACTCGGCGTGCCGCACATGCTCGTCGAGCGCCACTCGGGCACCTCGATCCATCCGCGCGGACGCGGAAACAACGTGCGCACGATGGAGTTGTTCCGGGTGGCCGGGGCTCAGCGGCGCATCGAGGAGGCCGCGTCGGTCCTGGCCGAGAACCACGGCATCCTCCAGACGCCGACCCTGGTGGGCGATGCCGGCGAATGGCTGTTCAAGGAGATCGACCCCGGCGGCGGTCTGGCCCGCTTCAGCCCCAGCGCCTGGTGTCTGTGCAGCCAGAACGACCTGGAGCCGGTGCTGCTGGAGACCGCGCGCGAGCTGGGCGGAGATCTGCGGTTCCACACGGAGCTGATGTCGTTCGAGCAGGACTCCCAGGGGGTGACCGCGCAGGTCAAGAGCCGGGACACCGGCGAGCACAGCACCATCCGCGCGGATTACCTCGTCGCGGCGGACGGTCCGCGCAGCCCCATCCGCGAGCGGCTCGGCATCGGGCAGACCGGACCGGGCGACCTCTTCCACAACGTGAGCGTCACCTTCACCTCCCGCGGCCTCGCGGACGTCGTCGGTGACCGGCGCTTCATCGTCTGCTACCTGACCAATCCGGAGGCCGACGGGGCCCTGCTGCCGGTCGACAACAAGGAGCACTGGGTGTTCCACGCTCCCTGGCACCCCGAGCACGGCGAAACCCTGGAGGAGTTCACCGACGAGCGGTGCGAGGAACACATCCGGCGAGCCGTGGGCGTACCCGACCTCGATGTGCGGATCACCGGCAGGGCCGCCTGGCACGCCGCCGAGCGGGTCGCCGAACGGTACGCGGACGGCAGGGTGTTCCTGGCCGGCGACTCGGCCCACGAGATGTCCCCCACCGGGGCGTTCGGCTCCAACACCGGTATCCAGGACGCGCACAACCTCGCCTGGAAGCTGGCCGCCGTGGTGGGCGGCTGGGCCGGCCCCGGACTGCTGAAGTCCTACGACGCGGAGCGCCGCCCGGTCGCGGAGGCAACCAGCGCACGCGCCTCGTCGCGCTCGGTCGAGCACAGCCACCCCGGGTACACGCCCGGCCCCGAAGCCGGCAGGCCTGGCGGACCCGGTGGATCCGGTGTCACCGGCGGCCCCGGCCGACCTGGGGGACCCGGTGGCCCCGGGGCACCTGGTGCCGCCGGCGGCCCTGGTGGCCCCGGCCGACCCGGTGGCCCCGGCGGCGGTCCTGGCGGTCCTGGCGGCCCCGGTGGCAAGGGCGGAATCCTGAACGTGGCGCTGGGCTACCGCTATCCGCGCGGCGCGGTCCTCGGCGCCGATCAGACGATGCCGGTCGTGCCCGAGGGCATGCGGTTGACGGGCGAGCCCGGGAGCCGGGCACCCCACATGTGGCTGACCGACGCGGGCGCCCGGATCTCCACCCTCGACCTGTACGAGCGGTCCCTGGTGCTGCTGAGCTGCGCGGACGGCGCCGGCGGGTGGCACGCCGCGGCGAAGGCGGTCGCGAAACAGCTCTCCGTGCCGCTCGACTCGTACCGGGTCGGCAGCGGGTCCGACGCGGAGCTGTCCCCCGCGAGCGAGATGGACTGGGCGGAGGTCCACGGCGTCACCGCGGACGGTGCGGTGCTGGTCCGCCCCGACGGATTCGTCGCCTGGAGGTCCGAAGGGGCTTCAGCTGATCCCACCACGGCGTTGCGGGAGGCCCTCGAGGCGGTCCTGGACCGGCGCTGAACACTCCGCACCACCCTCCAGAGGCCGTATCGGTGTTTTCCGATACGGCCTCTGACCTGCGCCGTGGAAGCGATCGACGGCAGAGCACACATCACCCATTCGGCCCAGTCCCGTTTGCGACCCCACCCCGGGGACCCTAGAACGGGAGGGGAGAATTTCACCCATTTGGGCTCACATCTTCCGCAGTTCCCTCTCGGAGAGAAGGTCCGCTCATGGACGCTCCGCTCAATGGACAGGTCGGCGGGATGGGCTGGATACCCGACCACCCCGACATCCGCGACTACACCAAGGACGCACCGCAGGTCGACAAGTTCCTCGGCTCGGCAGGGATACTCTCCCGGGCCATCAGTGCGCCGCCTCCGCTCGTCGACCTGCGGCCCAGGTGCTCGCCCATCGTGGACCAGGGCAACCTCGGCTCCTGTACGGCCAATGCGGCCGCCGGAGTACTCGAGTACTTCGAGATCCAGTCCTCCGGCTCGTACACCCCCGCCTCTCGCCGGTTCATCTACAAGGCGACGCGCAACTTCCTCGACCTCCACGGCGACACCGGTGCGTACCTCCGCTCCACCATGGGCGCCCTCGCGCTCTTCGGCGTCCCCCCGGAGAAGTTCTGGTCCTACGACATCACGCACTTCGACGACGAACCGCCCGCGTTCTGCTACGCCTTCGGCGGGAACTACCAGGCACTGCTGTACTACCGGCTGGACCCGCCGGGCATCAACCTCAACGAACTGCTCACCGACATCAAGGCCACCCTCGCGGGCGGGCTGCCGGCCATGTTCGGCTTCCCGGTCTACACCAGTATTCGGCAGGCCACCGGGGGCAACATCCCCTTCCCCGCCTCGCACGGCGAGAGCGTTCTCGGGGGCCACGCGATCGTCGCCGTCGGCTACGACGACAGCCGCACGGTGACCAACCCCGTCGACAGCAGCACCACGACGGGCGCACTCATCATCCGCAACTCCTGGGGCACGTCCTGGGGCGACCACGGCTACGGCTACCTGCCGTACGACTACGTCACCAAGGGCCTCGCGGATGACTTCTGGGTGCTCGTGAACGCCGAGAACGTCGCCGTGAACCCGTTCACCGCACGGTCCGGCTGAGAGTCCGAAAGCGTGACCCGACCGCCCGGGAGAATGGTCGAGGGCCCTGCATCACGTGAGTGAGGCAGGGCCCTGACCTCCGTCTCAATGCAGGTCGGCCCGCGCGGGGGTGTCGTCGAGGAAGCCGCCCGACTGGTGCTGCCACAGCTTCGCGTAGGCACCCTCCGAGGCGAGCAGCTCCTGGTGCGTGCCCTTCTCGACGATCCGTCCGTGGTCGAGGACGACGAGCTGGTCCATACCGGCGACCGTGCTCAGCCGGTGCGCCACCACGAGCGCGGTCCGTCCCTCCATGAGCCGCCACAGCGCCTCCTGGACAAGGATCTCGCTCTCGGAGTCCAGGGCGCTGGTCGCCTCGTCGAGCAGCAGGATCGGCGCGTCGCGCAGGATCGCCCTGGCGAGGGCGACCCGCTGGCGCTGTCCGCCGGACAGCTTGATACCGCGCTCGCCCACCATCGTGTCGAACCCGTCCGGCAGCGCGTCGGCGAACTCCGTGACGTGCGCCGCGTCGGCCGCGCGACGGATCTCGGCGTCGGTGGCGTCCGGCCTGGCGAACGCGATGTTGTCCCGCAGCGTGCGGTGGAACATCGCCGGGTCCTGCGGCACGTAGGCGATCAGGCTGCGCAGGTCGCTCTGGCGCAGCCTGCTGATGTCCTGACCCCCGATCAGGATCCGGCCGGCCTCGATGTCCGTCAGCCGCAGCAGCAGCCGGGTGAGGGTGGTCTTGCCCCCGCCGGACCGGCCGACGAGACCGATCCTCGCGCCGCTGGGCACGGCCAGGTCGAGGCCCTCGAAGAGCGGCTCCGCGCCCGCGTGGGCGAAGGTCACCCGCTCGAAGTGGACGTCGGCGGCCCGGGACCGCAGCGGCTCCGGTGACTCCGGGTCGAGTACGGTGGGCGGCGACAGCAACAGCTCCGTGAACTGCGCGGCCTCGGTCATCGAACTCTCCAGGCGACGGTAGATCTGGTTGAACTCGAACATGATCCGCGTCGCGTTGGAGTAGTACGTGAAAGCGACCACGACCGCCTCGACGCCGTGCTCGCCCCCGCCGAGCGCGACCGCGAGCAGCAGGCCCAGCGCGTTGGTCAGCACGGACAGTGGCGCGACCAGCGTGTCGATGCGCAGGTTGCCGTAGTCCCACGACCTCAGCGTGAGCCGTCGCGACGCCGCGACGCGGGACCGGTGCTCGGCGGCCTCGCGTTCCTCCGCCGCGAACGCCCGGACCGTGTCCATGTTCATCAGGCTGTCTGCGACGTGACCCGAGACCCGGGCGATCGCCGCCTCGCGCTGAACGACGAGCGCCTGGCGGCGACGGATGAGGGGTATCACGCACAGCGCCGTCAGGGCGATCATCGCCAGGAGTCCGACGACGAGCAGCGGTTCGTAGCGCCACAGCACCACCGACCCGAACAGCAGCGGCACGAGGCTGCCCATGACCGAGAAGGTCAGTGTGTCGACGAACTCCTCGAAGCGGGAGGCGAAGCTCAGGACCCGCTTGGTCAGCGATCCGGCGAAGTTGTCGTGGAAGAACGCGGCGTCCTTGGCGAACAGCTCGTCCATGCCGATCACGTACAGCTGCTCGATACCAAGGGCGTCGAGTCGGTTCAGGCAGTGCAGACCGATGCGCCACAGCAACTCCGCGGCGAGCAGGGCTCCGGCGAAGCCGAGGACGTACGGCATCGTGGAGCCGATGGAGATATCGGCATCCCCGGCGATACGGCCGACGAGCTTCGCGACGATCAGTGGCGCGATGTAGTTGATGCCGATGTTGCCCATCGCCGGCAGCAGCATCCCGGGGACGGTCAGCCGCCGCAGGCGGGCTAACTCCCGTCCGTAATAACGAAGTGCGAGCAGCACCGGGCCCCTGCCCGGCGGAACCTCGCGCGATTCAGGCGATCCCATCTCAACCCTGTGGTGTTGTACGGCGGCCCGCCCTGTGCTTCTCCGGAGAGATGCCGTTGCCTCAATGACCGTGCGGAGCTTCGGCACGACGACGGAGCCCCCGCGCAGTTCGCGGCGGCGCCGACGTGCGAGTACGGGCAGGCCAGGAAGCGCAGTGTCCCGCGAGGGCGCGCGCACCGTCCAAGCGTTTTTCTCAGCCATCGGCACGCGCGCCGCGCCCCGCTCCGTGCGGGACGCGGCGCGCGTATCGAGGCCGGGGGGCGTATCGAGGTCGGTGGGGACGCCACCCTCTGCCCGGGAGTTTTGGGCTGATTCAGACGTATTCCGCGGCCGCGTCCAGCAGCCAGTCCGCCAGATAGCCGGCGAAGGACGAACGGACCAGCACCCAGAATCCGGTCCCGGGTTCGTCCCGGGCGACCAGCACGATCTGTGCCCGGGCCAGGGTGGTCTGGGCGCAGCGTCCGGCCCCGAAGGCACGCGGGTGCAGATCCAGCGGGCAGCCGTGTGCCAGCAGGTCGCGGGCGCGGGGACCCGCGACGAGGAGGGTGGTGCGCTGGGCGGAGACATCGGTGACGGACACGGGCTCGGCACCGGCCGCCGCCCGGATCCGGCTCTCGACGTCCCGCTGAGTGCCCGCCGGGCCGACCACCAGCCACTCGTCTGGGCCGAGCCACACAGCGGTCAGCTCGCCGGCGCGTACGACGGTGTTGGGTTCGAGGGGCAGTGGGAGCGCCAGCGCGAGCGCGATGGCGTCCGCTGCCGCTCCCTTGGCGTCGAGCCGGACGTTGACCTGGGCCAGGAAGGGAAGTTCGGCCAGCCGGACCGCGCCCCCGGAGGCACGCGTCACGGCGGCCAGCCGGTCGGCGGCCCCTGCCAGGGGACTGCGGCGCGGGACGGAAAGGGCGGTGTCAGCCATCGCGGCGGGCTCCCTCGGGGTCGTAGAGGACGGGGCTGGCGACGGTCACCGGGACCAGCCGGTCGCCCACGGGGGCGTAGAGCCGCTCTCCGATGCGGTCCCGGCCACCCTTGATCAGGGCGAGCGCGAAGGTCCGGCCGAGCGCCGCGCTGCGGTAACTGGAGGTGACATGGCCGAGCATCGGGACGGGCGGGGCCGGCAGCACGCTGTCCGCCACTAGTTGCGTGCCCTCGGGGAGGAAGGTGCCGGGGTCCTCGGGGAGCAGGCCGACCAGGTGCTTGCGGTCGGGGCGGACGGCGTCGGCGCGGGCGTAGGAGCGCTTGCCGATGAAGTCGGGCTTCTTCTTCGACACCGCCCAGCTCATGCCGAGGTCGTGCGGCGTGACCGTGCCGTCGCTGTCCTGGCCG containing:
- a CDS encoding SchA/CurD-like domain-containing protein, yielding MTISGRISQSAFDGSRLRVILLLDLYEGAQQQFLDAYEHMRNQVASVPGHLSDQLCQSIENPSQWLITSEWESAPPFLAWVNSEEHVETVRPMHSCVRDTRSMRYSILRETTPAQPLTPESARSAMQVEARVGDGVARHALTFTVKPGSESKVAEILAGYKSPQAQVDDTTKLRRTSLFMHGNRVVRAVEVEGDLLAALRHVARQPEVRAVEEAINPYLEQDRDLTDGDSARVFFTRAALPAVHHVVSGRKAPADLRRHALYYPARAGCGMELARLLAHQDEAAAEDPKSPVYGSTVFQRDDIVVRLIDITGELDLDPVASLGLSGRKKAAELERLLDGAAIGVEGSLETERNINRLLSHADMMPITDRSSTDS
- a CDS encoding FAD-dependent oxidoreductase encodes the protein MNRLKEAGEVGHHTPVLIVGGSLVGLSTSLFLGRLGVPHMLVERHSGTSIHPRGRGNNVRTMELFRVAGAQRRIEEAASVLAENHGILQTPTLVGDAGEWLFKEIDPGGGLARFSPSAWCLCSQNDLEPVLLETARELGGDLRFHTELMSFEQDSQGVTAQVKSRDTGEHSTIRADYLVAADGPRSPIRERLGIGQTGPGDLFHNVSVTFTSRGLADVVGDRRFIVCYLTNPEADGALLPVDNKEHWVFHAPWHPEHGETLEEFTDERCEEHIRRAVGVPDLDVRITGRAAWHAAERVAERYADGRVFLAGDSAHEMSPTGAFGSNTGIQDAHNLAWKLAAVVGGWAGPGLLKSYDAERRPVAEATSARASSRSVEHSHPGYTPGPEAGRPGGPGGSGVTGGPGRPGGPGGPGAPGAAGGPGGPGRPGGPGGGPGGPGGPGGKGGILNVALGYRYPRGAVLGADQTMPVVPEGMRLTGEPGSRAPHMWLTDAGARISTLDLYERSLVLLSCADGAGGWHAAAKAVAKQLSVPLDSYRVGSGSDAELSPASEMDWAEVHGVTADGAVLVRPDGFVAWRSEGASADPTTALREALEAVLDRR
- a CDS encoding C1 family peptidase — its product is MDAPLNGQVGGMGWIPDHPDIRDYTKDAPQVDKFLGSAGILSRAISAPPPLVDLRPRCSPIVDQGNLGSCTANAAAGVLEYFEIQSSGSYTPASRRFIYKATRNFLDLHGDTGAYLRSTMGALALFGVPPEKFWSYDITHFDDEPPAFCYAFGGNYQALLYYRLDPPGINLNELLTDIKATLAGGLPAMFGFPVYTSIRQATGGNIPFPASHGESVLGGHAIVAVGYDDSRTVTNPVDSSTTTGALIIRNSWGTSWGDHGYGYLPYDYVTKGLADDFWVLVNAENVAVNPFTARSG
- a CDS encoding ABC transporter ATP-binding protein, translated to MGSPESREVPPGRGPVLLALRYYGRELARLRRLTVPGMLLPAMGNIGINYIAPLIVAKLVGRIAGDADISIGSTMPYVLGFAGALLAAELLWRIGLHCLNRLDALGIEQLYVIGMDELFAKDAAFFHDNFAGSLTKRVLSFASRFEEFVDTLTFSVMGSLVPLLFGSVVLWRYEPLLVVGLLAMIALTALCVIPLIRRRQALVVQREAAIARVSGHVADSLMNMDTVRAFAAEEREAAEHRSRVAASRRLTLRSWDYGNLRIDTLVAPLSVLTNALGLLLAVALGGGEHGVEAVVVAFTYYSNATRIMFEFNQIYRRLESSMTEAAQFTELLLSPPTVLDPESPEPLRSRAADVHFERVTFAHAGAEPLFEGLDLAVPSGARIGLVGRSGGGKTTLTRLLLRLTDIEAGRILIGGQDISRLRQSDLRSLIAYVPQDPAMFHRTLRDNIAFARPDATDAEIRRAADAAHVTEFADALPDGFDTMVGERGIKLSGGQRQRVALARAILRDAPILLLDEATSALDSESEILVQEALWRLMEGRTALVVAHRLSTVAGMDQLVVLDHGRIVEKGTHQELLASEGAYAKLWQHQSGGFLDDTPARADLH
- a CDS encoding ketosynthase chain-length factor, giving the protein MSNQRPRRAALTGIGVIAPNGLRADAYWKSIREGLGVLDRITREGCEHLPLRVAGEVRSFDAAALIEERFLVQTDRFSHFAMAATVLALDDAGLGGGDLDDPYDIGVVTAAGSGGGEFGQRELQKLWGQGSRYVGPYQSIAWFYAASTGQISIRGGFKGPCGVVASDEAGGLDAIAHAARDVRRGTGAVLVGAAEAPLAPYSMVCQLGYPELSTVEDPDRAYRPFTAGACGFAPGEGGAMLVVEDENRARERGAAIRATVAGHAATFTGASRWERSREGLAHAIRGALDEAGCAPEEIDVVFADALGVPEADRAEALAIADALGAHGTRVPVTAPKTGIGRTYCAAPVLDTAAAVLAMENGQVPPTPNVFDICHDLDLVMSSARPAELHTALVLSRGLMGSNAALVVRRGSESAR
- a CDS encoding sarcosine oxidase subunit gamma, producing the protein MADTALSVPRRSPLAGAADRLAAVTRASGGAVRLAELPFLAQVNVRLDAKGAAADAIALALALPLPLEPNTVVRAGELTAVWLGPDEWLVVGPAGTQRDVESRIRAAAGAEPVSVTDVSAQRTTLLVAGPRARDLLAHGCPLDLHPRAFGAGRCAQTTLARAQIVLVARDEPGTGFWVLVRSSFAGYLADWLLDAAAEYV
- a CDS encoding TcmI family type II polyketide cyclase, whose protein sequence is MHHALIVARMAPDSAPAIADVFAASDRGELPHLIGVKRRSLFQFGDVYMHLIEADQDPAPAIAKVAGHPEFRSISEELSAYVSAYDPQTWRSPKDAMAHCFYRWERDAAS
- a CDS encoding SRPBCC family protein is translated as MAGHTENSITIDAPLDLVWDMTNDIENWPQLFSEYASLEVLSREGDTTTFRLTMHPDENGKVWSWVSERTMDRAGRTVLARRVETGPFAHMNIRWEYKETPQGTHMHWVQDFAMKPEAPVDDAWMTDNINRNSVTQMALIRDKIEQAARDRQNAPLPR
- a CDS encoding beta-ketoacyl-[acyl-carrier-protein] synthase family protein, producing the protein MTRRVAVTGIGVVAPGGTGAEAFWDLLAGGRTATRGITLFDPAGLRSRIAAECDFDPLAHGLDPELSEHADRYIQFAVVAAGEAVRDSGLDADREDPWRIGVSLGSAVGGTTRLEHDYVLVSEGGRRWDVDHHAADPQLHMAFSPSTLASVVAEQFGAQGPVQTVSTGCTSGLDAVGYAFHTIEEGRADVCIAGASDSPISPITMACFDAIKATSPNNDDPEHASKPFDAHRNGFVMGEGAAVLVLEEYEHARARGAHIYCEISGYATYGNAYHMTGLTGEGLEMARAIDTTLDQARLDPTLIDYVNAHGSGTRQNDRHETAAVKRSLGAHAYDTPMSSIKSMVGHSLGAIGAIEVVACVLALKHQVVPPTANYETPDPECDLDYVPRTARPRKLRNVLSVGSGFGGFQSAVLLTRPGGRTR
- a CDS encoding cupin domain-containing protein, yielding MFKKHPRIVDLSETEPNRRRGGDLRAMLTPATAGSTSGFMGLAIVQPGERIGEHYHPYSEEFVYVVTGALEVDLDGDTYGLKPDQGLLIPINMRHRFRNIGDTEARMVFHLGPLAPRPSLGHVDTEVTDDTAPGPEFATAGADLSAPDHGQPSERSGAIK
- a CDS encoding phosphopantetheine-binding protein; amino-acid sequence: MIIEVTVDELAKLMKKAAGVSVDPKDLKHASDSPFGTLGLDSLGLLGIVGELENRYSKPLPPDAERCKTPREFLDLVNSTLKAGA